The window ATTCTCACCGTCTGTCCAGTCATATCCACCTTGCAGTGTGATTCCAGTTCTAGTGGCTAAACTGATTCCTGACTCACTATATTGATAGTAATTTTTCTGATCGTAGTATTTTTGCTTGTTTTTAGAAAAAAGCTCAGGGTCAAAATTTCCTCTAGCAGCCATTACTGCAAAATCACCCATTTCTCTCAAATTTTGAGCTTGCTCAATTAAGGGATGATTTTCCATTACTAAGTTCAGAAATTCATACTCACTAATTTTTTCCCCTAATATGGGAGAATCTTGTGCAAGGCTTAGCTTAGCTGAAGTAAGGCAGATAAAACCTAATAGACCAATATGAATGAATTTACGAATCATTTCTTTTCTTTAGAATCTGATTTATCTTTTGCTTTCATATTTTCATTTCCAGTATTTTCTGGTGTATAGAAGTTTGGTGGGAAGCCATTAATTTGTCTCCATATTTCATACCATACTGGTACAGTATCCAATAAGGCTAAACCATTCGTTCCACCTCCAACTCTTAATGCATCTGGCCATTCTGGCTCATCAGGATCTTGAGCAATTAATATTCTATATTTACCGTTAGGGCTGATAAAGCGGTCTATGGCTACTACTTCACCTCCGAAGGTACCATATGTAATAATAGGCCAGCCGGAGAAAACGATAGACGGCCAACCGTCAAAAATTAATCTTACTTCGTTACCCACACTAAACAGAGGCAAATCTCTTGGATAAATATACATTTCGACTGCATAATCAATCTCTGCTGGCATAATGGAAACTAATGATTCCCCTGCTTTTATGTTTTCACCAATTCCAGTGCTGACAGCTCTGGTAATATAACCATCCTGAGGAGCTGTGATATAATACATTCCAAACCTTACCTGATAGTTGGTTAATTGGTTTTCCATTTTCACCACCTCAGCTTGAGCATTTTGAAGCATTGAGCGGGTTTCGAATAAACTAGATCTAGCTTTTTGAAGCTTGTCGGTATATTCATTGTAAATAGAATTCAATTCTATTTTGGCATTCAAGAGTTTATTTCTACTGCTCAGTAATTTACTTTCAACGCTTATCTTCTTGGCTAATGACTCTTGATACTTAGAGGTTCTCTTTTCCAGATCAGTCAATGACTTTAACCCTTCATCATAGAGTTCTTTTTGTCGTTCTAACTGGCGATCAGCAATTCCTAAATTCGTTTGCGCAGCTTCATAATCTATACTATCAGCTTGAATTTGAAGCTCCGCTTGTCTAAGATAGTTTTTAGCCTGGTTTAATTTCAGTTGACGGTTTTCTTCAATTGCTACCACTTGACTTTTTAGAGCATCAATTTTTTCTTTATAAAAACCTAGGGATTCCCTCTTAGCATCAATTTGATTTTGAGTACGCTCTAATAACCTAGGATCGAAGTATTCATCTTTTATCTCTCGTATAAAAATAATGGTATCTCCTTTCGCTACGAAATCACCTTCTTGTACATACCACGCTTCAATCCTACCATCTATTACGGAATTTAATTCTTGTGGCCTTTGAGATGGTGACAAAGCGGTAACATGTCCATTTCCTCTGATATTTTGCGTCCAGGGTAAAAAGGCCACTACAAGAACTAGACCCAGAAAAGTGAGTAAT is drawn from Marivirga arenosa and contains these coding sequences:
- a CDS encoding HlyD family secretion protein; translated protein: MLNISPHSLKDKIDTSKYKSFSLFQEIRADKVLKQLLLTFLGLVLVVAFLPWTQNIRGNGHVTALSPSQRPQELNSVIDGRIEAWYVQEGDFVAKGDTIIFIREIKDEYFDPRLLERTQNQIDAKRESLGFYKEKIDALKSQVVAIEENRQLKLNQAKNYLRQAELQIQADSIDYEAAQTNLGIADRQLERQKELYDEGLKSLTDLEKRTSKYQESLAKKISVESKLLSSRNKLLNAKIELNSIYNEYTDKLQKARSSLFETRSMLQNAQAEVVKMENQLTNYQVRFGMYYITAPQDGYITRAVSTGIGENIKAGESLVSIMPAEIDYAVEMYIYPRDLPLFSVGNEVRLIFDGWPSIVFSGWPIITYGTFGGEVVAIDRFISPNGKYRILIAQDPDEPEWPDALRVGGGTNGLALLDTVPVWYEIWRQINGFPPNFYTPENTGNENMKAKDKSDSKEKK